AATTACTTATCGTTGCATACGATTGATTGAGTTTTAGATAAGGATTGATTTTATGAATTCAAGAGTCCCCATACCAGTACTTAAACGATGGGGTGCTTTAGTTTATGAAGTAAATAAAAATAAAAAGACTTAGAGGAGATTTTCTTCTATGTCTTTTTGATGTGAATTTAACTGTGAATCTGATCACAGAAACTATGTAATTTTTCTTGCGATGTGATTTGCTTATTGTCGTTTTTGCACTTCATAAGTAAACCTAACATTTTTGGAAGGGAGTTTTCTTTAACATTTATCATTAAGATCAATAGGCCTGCATTCGGGAATGGAAATTAAAATGTTCTAAAAACCTCTTTGTGTTTATCGAAAAATGATTATTCTCCGAGCGTACCCAGCCTACACCTATCTTTTCTTGTTCGTAATTTATGATGTCGATAGGAACGATATCGCCGCTTACTACATAAGGATCATTTTTGTGAGAAAAGTCTGGCCCGAAGCTGATACCTAATCCCTCTAAAATCGCCTTTTTTATGACTTCGGTATTATCAGAGGTAAATAAAATATTCATAGGACCAAAATTACTTATTAAATCATTGGCAAAGCGTTTCACATAATCTCCATTATATAGAATCACATTTTGAGACATTAATTGTTGGGGAGTGATCGATTTAGTTAACGCTAAAGGTGACGTTTTACTGACATACACCTTCATCTCTCCTTCAAGTATGACTTCAAATCGTAAATCATTTCTTTTTTTTATTAATTCCTCGTAGATTGTGATGAGGCCAATATCAATCTGGTTATTTTCGACATGTTCAATAATGTGCTGTGTGCTTTTTTCCGAGATTTCTATATTCACATTTGGGAAAGCGTTTTTAAAGGAAGATAAAGGTTCTAACAGGAACAACATAAAGCCAGGGATCGATGATAACTTTAAATTCCCTGAAATGACACTGTTGAAAGATTGGGCTTCCTCTTTAAATTCTTGAAGTCTAACTAATACCTCGTATGCCTTTTTAATTAACGTTTTGCCTTCAGGAGTTGGAACGGCGCCAAGTCGTCGGTGACGAGTAAATAGTTTAACACCCAACTCATCTTCTAATCTAGTAATCGATTGACTGATACCCGATTGTGAAACATGGAGCTTTTCTGCTGCTATTGAAATCGATCCTGTTTCTGCAACCTTTACAATGTATTCCAATTGTTCAATATGCATCGTTTTCTCCCTTTTGATATAGAAGTTCAGCTTATATTAACTTCATTATTGGTTGATTTATTTAAGTGTAAATTATATATATAATAAATTCAAGCAATTAATAATTTTCTAAATAATTACAAAAGGAGGAAGAGAATATGAATTTAAATGAGAATTTAAAGGACAGTGCAGCAAGATTTCCAAATCGCACCGCTTATACGTT
This Neobacillus sp. YX16 DNA region includes the following protein-coding sequences:
- a CDS encoding LysR family transcriptional regulator, with the protein product MHIEQLEYIVKVAETGSISIAAEKLHVSQSGISQSITRLEDELGVKLFTRHRRLGAVPTPEGKTLIKKAYEVLVRLQEFKEEAQSFNSVISGNLKLSSIPGFMLFLLEPLSSFKNAFPNVNIEISEKSTQHIIEHVENNQIDIGLITIYEELIKKRNDLRFEVILEGEMKVYVSKTSPLALTKSITPQQLMSQNVILYNGDYVKRFANDLISNFGPMNILFTSDNTEVIKKAILEGLGISFGPDFSHKNDPYVVSGDIVPIDIINYEQEKIGVGWVRSENNHFSINTKRFLEHFNFHSRMQAY